In Phaseolus vulgaris cultivar G19833 chromosome 10, P. vulgaris v2.0, whole genome shotgun sequence, a single genomic region encodes these proteins:
- the LOC137819251 gene encoding BON1-associated protein 2-like, which yields MGLRSRTLEITVISGENVRIMEDAYVVVRAESLNCCTTRSAKDHGTNFLSWNEKFLLDVPMHARSITFEVQCTKFKAFRPLGVARIAASDFLGDAAVPENQLQEWSYGLRDWEGKRNGVIHFAVRLVPPPPPKEEKCLKPSVKAVVTRKGCGYGLKAGDKKKEVVNRVPFWWNYPNIV from the coding sequence ATGGGACTCAGATCACGTACGCTAGAAATCACCGTTATCTCCGGTGAAAACGTCCGCATAATGGAGGACGCATACGTCGTCGTTCGGGCGGAGTCGCTCAACTGCTGCACCACCAGATCGGCCAAAGACCATGGCACCAACTTCCTCTCCTGGAACGAGAAGTTCCTGTTGGACGTGCCCATGCATGCAAGATCGATCACATTCGAGGTCCAATGCACCAAATTTAAGGCTTTTCGCCCTCTTGGGGTGGCCAGAATCGCTGCCTCCGACTTCCTCGGGGACGCCGCCGTCCCGGAAAATCAGTTGCAAGAGTGGAGTTACGGGTTGAGGGACTGGGAAGGGAAGAGAAACGGGGTCATTCACTTCGCCGTGAGACTAGTACCTCCGCCGCCACCAAAGGAGGAGAAATGTCTGAAGCCCAGCGTGAAAGCGGTGGTGACCAGAAAGGGTTGCGGTTACGGATTGAAGGCCGGTGACAAGAAGAAGGAAGTTGTAAACCGTGTCCCATTTTGGTGGAACTACCCTAACATTgtttag